From the genome of Papaver somniferum cultivar HN1 chromosome 2, ASM357369v1, whole genome shotgun sequence, one region includes:
- the LOC113351195 gene encoding uncharacterized protein LOC113351195, giving the protein MELATTKCWFIWKESCLRIFEDKSRTPEQLTLDITRHYAYWHPANLDSLTEPQCRIIKPKPYWNFPVINTFKLNCDASWLSENTNAGFGFIFGNWTRTFKGAESGVFRNSTAEVADALTVLQATKWIISKNLQNLVIKGDNQTVMRHLQRKFSTIQWKSLAILEEVKKIADNLVSFLGFHYVDRKDNRVADLLAKKGRKSNIITSWEDQAPSFLIPTITYDTVKAYEICNLNSFPVTVSEGINLTDSIIENTTHSELVTDETEII; this is encoded by the coding sequence ATGGAACTTGCAACAACTAAGTGCTGGTTCATCTGGAAGGAAAGCTGTCTTAGGatttttgaagataaatctagaaCACCTGAACAACTTACATTAGATATCACTAGACACTATGCTTACTGGCATCCAGCAAACTTGGATAGTTTGACTGAACCTCAATGTAGAATTATAAAACCAAAACCATATTGGAACTTCCCAGTCATTAACACTTTCAAACTGAATTGTGATGCATCCTGGTTATCTGAGAATACTAATGCAGGGTTTGGTTTTATCTTTGGTAACTGGACAAGAACCTTCAAAGGAGCAGAATCAGGTGTCTTCAGAAATTCCACAGCTGAAGTAGCAGACGCTTTAACTGTTCTGCAGGCAACTAAATGGATCATCTCAAAGAATTTACAAAATCTGGTCATTAAAGGGGATAATCAGACAGTAATGAGGCACTTACAAAGAAAATTTTCTACCATACAATGGAAAAGTCTGGCCATTcttgaagaagtaaagaagaTAGCAGACAACCTAGTTTCTTTTTTGGGTTTCCACTATGTAGACAGAAAGGACAACAGAGTAGCTGATCTATTGGCAAAGAAAGGAAGGAAAAGCAACATCATAACCTCTTGGGAAGACCAAGCTCCTAGTTTTTTAATTCCAACAATAACTTATGACACTGTCAAAGCTTATGAAATATGTAATTTAAACAGCTTTCCTGTAACAGTTTCTGAGGGGATTAATCTGACAGATTCAATCATCGAAAATACTACTCATTCTGAGTTGGTAACTGATGAGACTGAAATAATATGA
- the LOC113347832 gene encoding cytokinin dehydrogenase 3-like isoform X1, with protein sequence MQGKNMKPLLFFFSFSFVPLFFSSSLLFFSSSLLCTLCINTISSSLLLPPSFNYQVSVSLYLSLPFSLSLSLSLFLYLSLISLSLAKSMTNKCSSIQTYLKVLIVIVISRLMSILGKPASSSTKTVTSSVLPQNLLALDLANRLSFNSDSINLASTDFGKLVQSKPQAVFYPSSHQDIENLVKSSYSSNRPFSIAAKGKGHSVRGQAMAHNGVVIEMRSLMNCGNRINVSTTDLYVDVGGEQLWIDVLNATLQYGLTPKSWTDYLYLTVGGTLSNAGISGQSFLYGPQISNVYEMDVITGRGETVTCSKHKNSELFLGVMGGLGQFGIITRARIALQTAPQKVKWIRMLYSDFSVFTKDQEHLISINNNENGHNHGLDYVEGSLMIDIHLSSLNNWRSSSFYSKRDYREIISLATTNDGKSNIIYCLEVAKYYDDLTVNTIDKELELLFNGLSYTPGFKFTKDVSYVDFLNRVRIGELELQKKGLWEVPHPWLNLFVPKSRISEFDSEIFHGILGKNRSAGPILVYPTYRNKWDERASAVIPDEEIFYSVGLLQSSGMNDWEYLEEQNKEILRFCDKVGIKYKQYLPHYETKSEWVNHFGAKWVLFKQRKTMFDPKRILSPGQRIFN encoded by the exons atgCAAGGTAAAAacatgaaacctcttctcttcttcttctctttttcttttgttcctCTGTTCTTTTCTTCATCTCTTCTATTCTTTTCTTCATCTCTTCTATGTACTTTGTGTATAAATACCATCTCatcctctcttcttcttcctccatcttTTAATTACCAAGTCTCTgtttctctctatctctctctacctttctctctctctctctctctctctctctttttataTCTCTCTTTGATATCCCTTTCTCTAGCTAAGAGTATGACAAATAAGTGTAGTTCAATTCAAACATATCTAAAGGTGCTAATAGTTATAGTTATTAGCCGTTTAATGTCCATCCTTGGGAAACcagcatcatcatcaacaaagacAGTGACAAGTTCAGTACTGCCGCAAAACCTATTAGCACTTGATCTTGCTAATAGGTTAAGTTTCAATTCTGATTCCATCAACTTAGCTTCAACTGATTTCGGTAAACTTGTTCAATCAAAACCCCAAGCAGTTTTCTACCCGTCTTCTCACCAAGACATCGAAAACCTTGTAAAATCCTCTTACTCTTCTAATAGACCTTTTAGTATTGCAGCAAAAGGTAAAGGTCATTCGGTTCGAGGTCAAGCAATGGCTCATAATGGTGTTGTTATTGAAATGAGATCATTGATGAATTGTGGTAACCGAATCAATGTTTCCACGACAGATCTTTACGTTGATGTTGGTGGTGAACAGCTGTGGATAGATGTTCTAAATGCTACCCTCCAATACGGACTTACGCCAAAGTCATGGACTGATTATTTGTACCTCACCGTTGGCGGTACTTTATCAAATGCCGGAATTAGTGGTCAATCGTTTCTCTATGGACCTCAGATCAGCAATGTCTATGAGATGGATGTCATTACTG GAAGAGGAGAGACAGTGACTTGTTCCAAACATAAGAATTCAGAGCTTTTTCTTGGAGTAATGGGAGGTTTAGGTCAATTTGGGATCATCACTAGGGCTAGAATTGCCTTACAAACAGCCCCACAAAAG GTGAAATGGATACGGATGCTTTACAGTGATTTTTCAGTGTTTACAAAAGACCAAGAACATTTGATCTCCATAAACAACAATGAGAATGGTCATAATCATGGTCTGGATTATGTTGAAGGATCACTTATGATAGACATCCATTTAAGTTCTCTTAACAATTGGAGATCGTCGTCATTTTATTCCAAAAGAGATTATCGAGAAATTATTTCTCTAGCAACAACAAATGATGGCAAAAGCAACATCATTTACTGCTTAGAAGTGGCCAAGTATTACGATGATCTCACTGTCAATACCATCGATAAG GAGCTGGAATTGTTGTTCAATGGACTGAGTTACACTCCCGGGTTCAAGTTCACGAAAGACGTTTCCTATGTAGATTTCTTGAATAGAGTACGAATAGGAGAATTAGAGCTTCAAAAAAAAGGACTATGGGAAGTTCCACATCCATGGCTGAATCTATTTGTACCGAAATCTCGAATATCAGAATTTGATTCTGAAATCTTTCATGGAATCCTTGGAAAAAACAGATCCGCTGGACCAATTCTTGTCTACCCTACTTATCGAAACAA GTGGGATGAAAGAGCCTCGGCAGTGATTCCTGATGAAGAAATCTTTTACTCAGTAGGGTTACTACAATCAAGTGGTATGAATGATTGGGAGTACTTGGAAGAACAAAATAAAGAGATACTAAGGTTTTGTGATAAAGTTGGAATCAAGTATAAGCAGTATTTGCCTCACTATGAGACTAAATCAGAATGGGTGAATCATTTTGGTGCAAAATGGGTTTTGTTTAAGCAAAGGAAAACTATGTTCGATCCTAAGAGGATACTTTCACCTGGACAAAGAATTTTTAATTAA
- the LOC113347832 gene encoding cytokinin dehydrogenase 3-like isoform X2, whose amino-acid sequence MQGKNMKPLLFFFSFSFVPLFFSSSLLFFSSSLLCTLCINTISSSLLLPPSFNYQVSVSLYLSLPFSLSLSLSLFLYLSLISLSLAKSMTNKCSSIQTYLKVLIVIVISRLMSILGKPASSSTKTVTSSVLPQNLLALDLANRLSFNSDSINLASTDFGKLVQSKPQAVFYPSSHQDIENLVKSSYSSNRPFSIAAKDLYVDVGGEQLWIDVLNATLQYGLTPKSWTDYLYLTVGGTLSNAGISGQSFLYGPQISNVYEMDVITGRGETVTCSKHKNSELFLGVMGGLGQFGIITRARIALQTAPQKVKWIRMLYSDFSVFTKDQEHLISINNNENGHNHGLDYVEGSLMIDIHLSSLNNWRSSSFYSKRDYREIISLATTNDGKSNIIYCLEVAKYYDDLTVNTIDKELELLFNGLSYTPGFKFTKDVSYVDFLNRVRIGELELQKKGLWEVPHPWLNLFVPKSRISEFDSEIFHGILGKNRSAGPILVYPTYRNKWDERASAVIPDEEIFYSVGLLQSSGMNDWEYLEEQNKEILRFCDKVGIKYKQYLPHYETKSEWVNHFGAKWVLFKQRKTMFDPKRILSPGQRIFN is encoded by the exons atgCAAGGTAAAAacatgaaacctcttctcttcttcttctctttttcttttgttcctCTGTTCTTTTCTTCATCTCTTCTATTCTTTTCTTCATCTCTTCTATGTACTTTGTGTATAAATACCATCTCatcctctcttcttcttcctccatcttTTAATTACCAAGTCTCTgtttctctctatctctctctacctttctctctctctctctctctctctctctttttataTCTCTCTTTGATATCCCTTTCTCTAGCTAAGAGTATGACAAATAAGTGTAGTTCAATTCAAACATATCTAAAGGTGCTAATAGTTATAGTTATTAGCCGTTTAATGTCCATCCTTGGGAAACcagcatcatcatcaacaaagacAGTGACAAGTTCAGTACTGCCGCAAAACCTATTAGCACTTGATCTTGCTAATAGGTTAAGTTTCAATTCTGATTCCATCAACTTAGCTTCAACTGATTTCGGTAAACTTGTTCAATCAAAACCCCAAGCAGTTTTCTACCCGTCTTCTCACCAAGACATCGAAAACCTTGTAAAATCCTCTTACTCTTCTAATAGACCTTTTAGTATTGCAGCAAAAG ATCTTTACGTTGATGTTGGTGGTGAACAGCTGTGGATAGATGTTCTAAATGCTACCCTCCAATACGGACTTACGCCAAAGTCATGGACTGATTATTTGTACCTCACCGTTGGCGGTACTTTATCAAATGCCGGAATTAGTGGTCAATCGTTTCTCTATGGACCTCAGATCAGCAATGTCTATGAGATGGATGTCATTACTG GAAGAGGAGAGACAGTGACTTGTTCCAAACATAAGAATTCAGAGCTTTTTCTTGGAGTAATGGGAGGTTTAGGTCAATTTGGGATCATCACTAGGGCTAGAATTGCCTTACAAACAGCCCCACAAAAG GTGAAATGGATACGGATGCTTTACAGTGATTTTTCAGTGTTTACAAAAGACCAAGAACATTTGATCTCCATAAACAACAATGAGAATGGTCATAATCATGGTCTGGATTATGTTGAAGGATCACTTATGATAGACATCCATTTAAGTTCTCTTAACAATTGGAGATCGTCGTCATTTTATTCCAAAAGAGATTATCGAGAAATTATTTCTCTAGCAACAACAAATGATGGCAAAAGCAACATCATTTACTGCTTAGAAGTGGCCAAGTATTACGATGATCTCACTGTCAATACCATCGATAAG GAGCTGGAATTGTTGTTCAATGGACTGAGTTACACTCCCGGGTTCAAGTTCACGAAAGACGTTTCCTATGTAGATTTCTTGAATAGAGTACGAATAGGAGAATTAGAGCTTCAAAAAAAAGGACTATGGGAAGTTCCACATCCATGGCTGAATCTATTTGTACCGAAATCTCGAATATCAGAATTTGATTCTGAAATCTTTCATGGAATCCTTGGAAAAAACAGATCCGCTGGACCAATTCTTGTCTACCCTACTTATCGAAACAA GTGGGATGAAAGAGCCTCGGCAGTGATTCCTGATGAAGAAATCTTTTACTCAGTAGGGTTACTACAATCAAGTGGTATGAATGATTGGGAGTACTTGGAAGAACAAAATAAAGAGATACTAAGGTTTTGTGATAAAGTTGGAATCAAGTATAAGCAGTATTTGCCTCACTATGAGACTAAATCAGAATGGGTGAATCATTTTGGTGCAAAATGGGTTTTGTTTAAGCAAAGGAAAACTATGTTCGATCCTAAGAGGATACTTTCACCTGGACAAAGAATTTTTAATTAA